Proteins from one Pseudoalteromonas rubra genomic window:
- a CDS encoding CreA family protein, with the protein MKKRLLLLPAMMLLGACSDSEVGDVSLGLFTLKDIKLHSMTDPIVTGVTCHVASIEADLSLSDPSDSSIACRQTGEITSQMIAQIDKSKSGEVVFKQSKSVFFKAMKVRRIYDAEHQTLMYLSYTTKETSGSFKHSLSTVPLWGTQAYSEKAINP; encoded by the coding sequence ATGAAAAAAAGACTATTACTGCTTCCAGCAATGATGTTACTTGGTGCCTGCTCAGACAGTGAGGTAGGCGATGTATCGCTTGGTCTGTTTACACTGAAGGACATCAAGTTGCACTCAATGACGGACCCAATTGTCACCGGCGTAACGTGCCATGTCGCCAGCATTGAGGCGGACCTTAGTTTGTCAGATCCCAGTGACAGCTCTATCGCCTGTCGTCAGACTGGGGAAATCACATCTCAAATGATAGCCCAGATAGATAAAAGCAAGTCTGGTGAAGTGGTATTCAAACAGTCAAAAAGTGTGTTTTTCAAAGCCATGAAGGTCAGGCGTATTTATGATGCTGAACATCAGACCTTGATGTACCTCTCTTATACCACTAAAGAAACTTCGGGTAGCTTTAAACATAGCTTATCGACAGTGCCTCTGTGGGGCACGCAGGCTTATTCTGAGAAAGCCATTAACCCCTAG
- a CDS encoding Na/Pi cotransporter family protein translates to MTETFQLLGSLLGGLGIFLVAIGMMTDGLKLAAGSSLRKVLATWTKTPQRGIASGFCMTALVQSSSAVTVASLGFVNAGLITMHQALGIVYGANVGTSVTGWLVAAIGFKFNIQAIALPLIGLGALMKLLRPQTRLASAGLALVGFGLFFIGIDILKGTFEHVVARFDLSQFTAQGLTGMLTFLLIGIVMTTLTQSSSASIALTITAAASGMIGLYAAGAMVIGANIGTTSTSVLAAIGATSNAKRVAAAQVVFNALTALVAFAILPVLFYLITQLTGFFNLAADPALSLALFHTLFNVLGVMLIFPLNNRLAGFLMKRFCSAEETAARPRFLDKTIAQTPALATNAVLLETKLVADKLLAQYEKSQQPLDGLAIEQEIHTIQMLCQHITNFIVTVEQSALSEETTSMLAKLMRIEHYLFTCCHCVEKLAQRQPQKALAGHPELHTQLEEYQSQLGHFMRTSLEGQSMNTKAFNAALQELQELQQLHDDVKDDLILAGTNATLPIDNMVCNINGLSDMWQLTQQWHKAMLLLYLIEEQLNPQTS, encoded by the coding sequence ATGACAGAGACCTTTCAGTTGTTAGGAAGTCTGCTTGGCGGCCTGGGGATTTTCCTGGTTGCCATAGGCATGATGACCGATGGTCTGAAACTCGCAGCAGGGAGTTCGTTGCGTAAAGTATTGGCGACCTGGACTAAGACCCCACAGCGCGGTATCGCTTCGGGCTTTTGTATGACAGCACTGGTCCAGTCCTCCAGTGCTGTCACCGTGGCTTCCCTGGGTTTTGTCAATGCCGGCCTGATCACCATGCATCAGGCACTGGGCATTGTTTATGGCGCCAACGTCGGCACCTCGGTCACCGGTTGGCTGGTTGCCGCAATAGGCTTTAAGTTCAATATTCAAGCCATTGCACTGCCTTTAATTGGTTTAGGCGCGTTGATGAAGTTGCTACGGCCACAAACCCGGCTAGCATCCGCAGGACTTGCTCTGGTCGGCTTTGGTCTGTTTTTCATAGGTATAGATATTCTTAAAGGCACTTTTGAGCATGTTGTCGCGAGGTTTGATTTAAGCCAGTTCACCGCCCAGGGTCTGACCGGCATGCTGACCTTTCTGCTGATCGGTATTGTCATGACGACACTTACACAGTCGTCCAGCGCTTCCATTGCGCTCACCATCACGGCGGCAGCCAGCGGCATGATAGGTCTCTATGCCGCCGGTGCCATGGTCATAGGGGCGAACATTGGCACCACCTCAACCTCTGTACTGGCAGCAATTGGCGCCACTTCTAATGCCAAACGCGTGGCTGCGGCTCAGGTCGTTTTTAACGCACTCACGGCGCTTGTCGCCTTTGCAATATTACCCGTGCTGTTTTACCTGATAACCCAGCTCACTGGCTTTTTTAACCTGGCAGCCGACCCAGCACTGTCGCTGGCATTATTTCATACCCTGTTTAACGTACTGGGGGTCATGCTGATTTTTCCACTCAATAACCGCCTGGCAGGCTTTTTAATGAAGCGCTTTTGCAGTGCCGAAGAAACAGCAGCCCGGCCACGGTTTTTGGATAAAACCATTGCCCAGACGCCGGCGCTGGCAACCAATGCAGTGCTGCTCGAAACTAAGCTGGTTGCCGATAAACTACTGGCACAATACGAAAAATCTCAACAACCTCTGGATGGTCTGGCCATAGAGCAAGAAATACATACCATCCAGATGTTGTGTCAGCACATTACCAATTTCATTGTCACTGTTGAACAATCGGCCTTGTCTGAAGAAACCACCAGTATGCTGGCAAAATTAATGCGTATCGAACATTACCTGTTCACCTGCTGCCACTGTGTTGAGAAGCTGGCTCAGCGGCAACCACAAAAAGCGCTTGCCGGGCACCCTGAATTACATACTCAGCTGGAAGAATACCAATCCCAACTGGGACATTTTATGCGAACCAGCTTAGAGGGCCAGTCAATGAACACAAAGGCGTTTAACGCTGCTCTCCAGGAATTACAGGAATTACAGCAACTACACGACGACGTCAAAGATGATCTGATCCTTGCCGGCACCAATGCGACTTTACCAATCGACAATATGGTCTGCAATATCAATGGACTGTCCGATATGTGGCAGCTAACCCAGCAATGGCACAAAGCCATGCTGTTGTTATACCTCATAGAAGAGCAGCTGAATCCACAGACATCATAG
- a CDS encoding tetratricopeptide repeat protein: protein MKRLLSLLVLILVVSGCASTKKTAFIESSASVYEANKKVEYVLNNPNENAFLNLIDRHASETYVKNELGIDDPKFALKSAFVSAGAMMGLSSFDHIFYTHSREQGDYWLSQYIFSYDNGTFALVDITLTKQGYKLVDVNNRSYRSSIVRFFAQYDQQIEAAGHEEAVTAITDLMEKKESQLALEKYQQLPSELKSLPIVHETLFRSIETCDGKQHQALCETLLQGSEQAYQGLLEANLYRTMGQYEQALTQFEQLPDDIRFSPPILMEKAMVLAHLGQKREAFGIALDALYRNASGAYGYLIMLQVAFITGEYDAAVELLTFMKDIFEIQFSEQELADISNSENFLSSTQYAQFKHSYL, encoded by the coding sequence ATGAAGCGGTTATTAAGTCTGCTGGTTTTAATCTTGGTTGTGTCTGGGTGTGCGTCCACCAAAAAAACTGCTTTTATTGAATCGTCAGCATCGGTTTATGAAGCGAACAAAAAGGTGGAGTATGTGCTGAATAACCCCAATGAAAATGCATTTTTAAACCTCATCGACCGACATGCCAGTGAAACGTATGTGAAAAATGAACTGGGAATAGACGACCCCAAGTTTGCGTTGAAAAGTGCGTTTGTCTCAGCCGGGGCGATGATGGGCTTGTCTTCATTCGACCACATTTTCTATACCCATAGCCGTGAGCAAGGTGACTACTGGCTTAGTCAGTATATTTTTTCATATGACAACGGTACCTTTGCGCTGGTGGATATTACCCTTACAAAACAAGGTTATAAACTGGTTGATGTGAACAACCGAAGCTATCGCTCCAGCATAGTGCGCTTTTTTGCGCAATACGATCAGCAGATTGAAGCGGCCGGACACGAAGAGGCGGTAACGGCGATCACGGATCTTATGGAGAAAAAAGAGTCGCAGTTGGCGCTGGAAAAGTACCAACAATTGCCCTCAGAGCTAAAATCATTGCCCATTGTCCATGAAACCTTATTCCGCTCTATTGAAACCTGTGATGGTAAGCAACACCAGGCTTTATGCGAAACCTTGCTTCAGGGGAGTGAGCAGGCGTATCAGGGCTTACTTGAAGCAAACCTGTATCGCACTATGGGGCAATATGAGCAGGCACTAACTCAATTTGAACAGCTGCCTGATGATATTCGTTTTAGCCCGCCAATTTTGATGGAAAAAGCCATGGTGCTGGCTCACCTTGGACAGAAACGCGAAGCGTTTGGTATCGCTTTAGATGCTTTGTATCGCAATGCTTCAGGCGCCTATGGTTATCTGATCATGTTACAGGTTGCGTTTATTACTGGTGAATACGATGCTGCAGTTGAGCTACTGACTTTTATGAAAGACATCTTTGAGATTCAGTTTTCTGAACAAGAGCTGGCCGATATCAGTAACAGTGAGAATTTCCTAAGCTCAACGCAGTATGCGCAGTTTAAACACTCTTATCTATAA
- a CDS encoding M23/M56 family metallopeptidase, with protein sequence MSLATLFSILLSVLVWCLVCGALVPVGRFLSRHHPAAPGLWWALLVLSFVPFTPLPEVALDETIPAVLYDFSEQAGKLQLSTEIMLTTEHQWDGLWIFIALILLAALQSILRGARLLNKLASLRALMVSAEPLQADLCASFSSLTQIKGRQVPVYILPLNCTAFVTGIKNPIIVMPHYFTRLPEHKQQTLLLHEVTHLAHKDHIALLAWQVIKCLFWFNPAIARMEAAFINAMEARCDAQTIGRYGINRQQYAATLLDALKHSTLNKTPNAVAGFASEALSLADYKSRLVQIMKPVKTRHRFVTLNILAIAVFSAFVSFQVKPLLSPQIPNWQPPMSDYKISSHFGHVWAFRNYKPHGGLDMVAAKGTPLGAMATGKILVADETTLAKNYGKTVLIQHSNGYQSLYAHLDSIAVSQGDWVSAGEVIGTLGDSGRVTGAHLHLEILADGKRLDPLSIFPKD encoded by the coding sequence ATGAGTTTGGCAACGTTATTTTCTATTTTATTGTCGGTGCTGGTTTGGTGCCTAGTATGTGGTGCCTTGGTGCCAGTGGGTCGCTTTCTGAGCCGCCATCATCCGGCTGCTCCTGGTTTATGGTGGGCATTGTTGGTACTCAGCTTCGTGCCCTTTACACCGCTGCCCGAGGTGGCGTTGGATGAGACGATCCCGGCAGTGTTGTACGATTTCAGTGAACAGGCGGGAAAGCTGCAATTAAGTACAGAGATAATGCTGACGACGGAACATCAGTGGGATGGGTTATGGATATTTATCGCACTGATATTACTGGCGGCGCTGCAGAGCATTCTTCGGGGGGCGCGTTTACTCAACAAACTTGCCAGCCTACGAGCTTTAATGGTCAGTGCGGAGCCACTTCAGGCAGACCTTTGTGCGTCTTTTTCATCGCTCACTCAGATTAAAGGGCGTCAGGTACCAGTGTATATACTGCCTCTGAATTGTACGGCGTTTGTAACGGGCATTAAAAACCCGATTATCGTGATGCCACATTACTTTACGAGGTTACCAGAGCATAAACAGCAGACTTTGCTGCTGCATGAAGTAACGCACCTGGCTCACAAAGATCATATTGCCCTGCTGGCATGGCAAGTTATCAAATGTCTGTTCTGGTTTAATCCGGCCATTGCCAGGATGGAAGCGGCGTTTATCAATGCCATGGAAGCACGCTGTGATGCACAAACCATAGGACGTTACGGTATTAATCGTCAGCAATACGCAGCCACATTACTGGATGCCCTGAAACACAGCACACTAAACAAGACACCTAATGCTGTCGCCGGGTTCGCATCGGAGGCGCTATCCCTGGCTGATTACAAAAGCCGCCTGGTACAAATCATGAAGCCGGTTAAAACGCGGCATCGTTTTGTCACACTCAACATACTGGCGATAGCAGTGTTTAGTGCTTTCGTTTCCTTCCAGGTGAAGCCTTTATTGAGTCCCCAGATACCCAACTGGCAGCCTCCAATGAGTGACTACAAGATCAGCTCTCACTTTGGACACGTGTGGGCCTTTCGAAATTACAAACCGCACGGCGGGCTTGATATGGTTGCGGCCAAAGGCACGCCCCTTGGCGCGATGGCAACAGGCAAAATCCTGGTGGCCGATGAGACAACTCTGGCAAAAAATTACGGTAAAACGGTACTGATCCAGCACAGTAATGGCTATCAGAGTTTATATGCCCACCTTGATAGTATTGCTGTGTCACAAGGTGACTGGGTATCAGCCGGAGAAGTCATCGGTACTTTAGGTGACAGTGGCCGGGTGACCGGGGCTCATCTGCATCTGGAAATTTTGGCTGACGGAAAACGCCTTGACCCGCTGAGTATTTTTCCAAAGGACTAA
- a CDS encoding M23 family metallopeptidase, whose translation MKYHLMIAIPLGMVLSTLVSDLPEQASEQCDIAETPVVVEEKPNANQNNSKSALAQQPAASQSPAEPEQAPNTEHKILTLSAGQSFIALLKPYGMSERQVFNLQKLMAPEVNLSQLPIGQKIKVGITEGKLSSITLATGFAQRLNVSLTEQWHKRFYQLDTYQSEAVHDVAITQSLYESLVDDSVPLDVINQTITVFSHFVDFQREIHQGDALTMMYDKAILSVKDGLQQQLEKAGQLKFARLQNQGEDLAVYHHYTEGGQSGFYFADGRPAQSFLLKTPLNGARLSSTFGSRKHPILGYTRLHAGLDFGAPVGTPIFAAGNGTIKKAGWGGGFGNRVVIRHANGYDTLYAHLNGFAKGVKPGTRVRQGDVIGYLGNTGLSQARHLHYEVHKHGKPINPLSLRHVKQRRLDGSMLAGLQQTIARVHQNPELNQYVSAVSLAE comes from the coding sequence ATGAAATACCATCTGATGATCGCCATACCTCTGGGCATGGTGTTAAGCACCCTTGTGTCTGATTTACCTGAACAGGCCTCTGAACAATGCGATATTGCCGAAACGCCTGTTGTCGTTGAGGAGAAACCAAATGCAAACCAGAACAATAGCAAGTCGGCTTTGGCTCAGCAACCTGCTGCCTCTCAGTCACCCGCTGAGCCTGAACAGGCACCAAATACTGAGCACAAGATCCTGACGTTGTCAGCAGGGCAGTCTTTTATTGCTTTGCTTAAACCCTATGGGATGAGCGAACGCCAGGTGTTTAACTTACAGAAGTTAATGGCACCTGAGGTAAACCTGAGCCAGCTGCCGATTGGGCAAAAAATAAAAGTTGGCATCACGGAAGGCAAGCTGAGCTCAATTACCCTGGCAACCGGATTCGCTCAGCGTCTGAATGTGTCGTTGACGGAACAGTGGCATAAGCGCTTTTATCAACTGGACACCTATCAGTCCGAGGCGGTCCATGATGTGGCGATCACACAAAGCTTGTATGAGTCATTGGTTGACGATTCCGTGCCACTGGATGTGATTAATCAGACCATCACGGTGTTTTCACACTTTGTGGATTTTCAGCGCGAAATACATCAGGGCGATGCATTAACTATGATGTACGACAAAGCTATTTTATCGGTGAAGGATGGCCTGCAACAGCAGCTTGAAAAAGCGGGCCAGCTAAAGTTCGCGAGGTTGCAAAATCAGGGGGAGGACCTGGCCGTATATCACCATTACACTGAGGGCGGGCAAAGCGGCTTTTACTTTGCTGATGGCCGCCCGGCACAAAGCTTTTTACTTAAAACCCCGTTAAATGGCGCGCGTTTATCGTCAACTTTTGGTAGTCGTAAGCACCCCATTCTGGGATACACCCGCTTGCATGCCGGGCTTGATTTTGGCGCACCTGTTGGTACACCTATCTTTGCTGCCGGTAACGGGACAATTAAAAAAGCAGGATGGGGAGGTGGTTTTGGCAATCGGGTTGTGATCCGCCATGCGAATGGCTATGACACGCTGTACGCACACCTTAATGGGTTTGCAAAGGGAGTGAAACCGGGCACCCGTGTCAGACAGGGGGACGTAATAGGCTATTTGGGTAATACAGGGTTGTCTCAGGCGCGTCATTTGCACTATGAAGTGCACAAGCATGGTAAACCCATTAACCCATTATCTTTGAGACATGTAAAACAGCGTCGTCTTGACGGGAGTATGTTGGCCGGTCTCCAACAGACCATTGCACGTGTACATCAAAATCCTGAGCTCAATCAGTACGTCTCGGCTGTGTCTTTAGCTGAATAA
- a CDS encoding endonuclease/exonuclease/phosphatase family protein: MELTHLSKATAKKLKLLVERIEDSHIPPSMLDETLNIATWNIRDFGKRSRSELAITLITRILYQFDLIAITEIRDDLTDFKRVMHMLGPNWQFVISDWQSDFGGNWERTAFVYDKRMVQFTGLAAEAQPDRQKVGDQYVSEQSWWRAPYMASFKAGSFDFMMLAMHARWGTRPGREQELASFGDWIKSRWVDNADTVFDEDLIVVGDFNIPRVGDRYYQALTQSSGLQMPLALADINDTAASAGNKRYDQILHRARHAFSYADQGGVIDFAVNGLMAALFDDTGTPESKWTFELSDHFPLWVQININNELAILNNIIQNE; this comes from the coding sequence ATGGAACTGACACACCTTTCAAAAGCCACAGCCAAAAAACTAAAATTACTTGTAGAGCGCATTGAAGATAGCCATATTCCCCCCTCAATGCTGGATGAAACCCTGAATATTGCCACCTGGAATATCCGAGATTTTGGCAAACGCAGCCGCAGTGAACTGGCCATTACTCTGATCACACGTATTCTTTACCAGTTTGATCTCATTGCCATTACCGAGATCAGAGATGATTTAACCGACTTCAAACGCGTCATGCATATGCTGGGTCCGAACTGGCAATTTGTGATCAGCGACTGGCAGAGTGACTTTGGCGGCAACTGGGAGCGCACAGCCTTTGTCTATGACAAGCGCATGGTCCAGTTTACCGGCCTCGCCGCAGAAGCGCAGCCCGACAGGCAAAAAGTAGGCGACCAGTACGTTAGCGAGCAATCCTGGTGGCGTGCCCCCTATATGGCCTCCTTCAAAGCAGGCAGTTTTGATTTTATGATGCTGGCCATGCATGCCCGTTGGGGCACTCGCCCGGGTCGCGAACAGGAGTTGGCCAGTTTTGGCGACTGGATAAAAAGCCGCTGGGTAGACAACGCCGATACCGTATTTGATGAAGATCTTATTGTGGTGGGAGATTTCAACATTCCCCGAGTTGGTGATCGCTATTATCAGGCACTCACCCAGTCAAGCGGATTACAGATGCCACTGGCGCTGGCAGACATCAATGACACTGCAGCAAGTGCTGGTAATAAACGCTACGACCAGATTCTACATCGTGCCAGACATGCGTTTAGTTACGCCGACCAGGGCGGGGTGATTGACTTTGCCGTCAATGGCCTGATGGCAGCGTTATTCGATGATACCGGCACCCCAGAGAGTAAATGGACCTTTGAGCTGAGCGATCACTTCCCGCTCTGGGTGCAAATCAATATTAACAATGAGCTGGCCATACTTAACAACATCATTCAGAACGAGTAA
- a CDS encoding right-handed parallel beta-helix repeat-containing protein: protein MKDTKTLSLTLISGALALCAVPQALASQCDIVIPSSHHLIDGDALAVVAGDTICLAAGERGPLRIRNVHGEAGNPVVIRNEDGTVTTTPYEYSIAVEKPSQLRITGSRDEAGYGMRLGGTVGIGGLSEYIEIDNLEIYRARFAGLLIKTDPTCDPATWQENFTMRGLSVHHNYIHDTETGEGMYIGYTGKSRKLECDGVATTVYPHKLTDVDIYNNNLENIGADGIQLNSVAGDARIRNNKIYRTGVSPFDPKYQNTGIQVGGDHVTVSGNLIYRSGGNGMMLDGDGLKIHDNHILYAGENGIFARNPAQQDSSLSGGDAHEYSENLIVHPLSYGIKLYATNTATPNLIKENTIENQGQVDAANRPMTYSYLNNNVLKLELNNRHYVVK, encoded by the coding sequence ATGAAAGACACGAAAACCCTATCGTTAACTCTAATCTCGGGTGCGCTGGCGTTATGTGCTGTTCCTCAAGCACTGGCCTCTCAATGCGATATTGTGATCCCTTCAAGCCATCACTTAATTGACGGCGACGCACTGGCAGTGGTTGCTGGTGACACCATCTGTCTGGCAGCCGGGGAACGTGGTCCACTGCGTATTCGCAATGTGCACGGTGAAGCAGGTAACCCGGTGGTGATCCGCAACGAAGATGGCACGGTTACAACCACGCCCTACGAGTACAGTATTGCCGTAGAAAAACCCTCTCAGTTGCGCATTACCGGCAGCCGTGATGAAGCTGGCTATGGTATGCGTCTTGGCGGTACCGTTGGCATTGGTGGATTAAGCGAATACATTGAGATTGATAATCTTGAGATCTACCGCGCGCGATTTGCAGGACTGCTGATTAAAACAGATCCAACCTGCGATCCGGCCACCTGGCAGGAAAACTTCACGATGCGTGGACTCAGCGTTCACCACAACTATATTCACGACACAGAAACAGGCGAAGGCATGTACATCGGCTACACAGGGAAGAGCCGCAAGCTGGAGTGTGATGGTGTCGCAACAACGGTATATCCGCATAAGCTGACAGACGTAGATATTTACAATAACAACCTGGAAAACATTGGTGCCGATGGCATTCAGCTTAACTCAGTGGCTGGAGATGCACGGATCCGCAATAACAAAATCTACCGCACTGGCGTTAGCCCCTTCGATCCTAAGTATCAGAACACAGGTATTCAGGTTGGCGGTGATCACGTGACTGTATCAGGTAACCTTATCTATCGCAGTGGCGGTAATGGCATGATGCTCGACGGCGACGGTTTGAAAATTCATGATAACCATATTCTATACGCCGGAGAAAACGGCATATTTGCCCGCAACCCAGCGCAACAGGATAGCAGCTTATCCGGTGGTGATGCCCATGAGTATAGTGAAAACCTGATTGTGCACCCGCTCAGTTACGGGATTAAGCTTTATGCAACGAATACGGCTACCCCTAATTTGATCAAAGAAAATACCATCGAGAATCAGGGTCAGGTTGATGCTGCCAATCGCCCGATGACCTACTCCTATCTGAACAATAACGTACTCAAACTGGAGCTAAATAACCGCCACTACGTGGTTAAGTAG
- a CDS encoding BlaI/MecI/CopY family transcriptional regulator translates to MKPNTTELEILKLLWQQEPRTAKEIHDAIAERFNWSYSSTRKTLERMGDKGLLNIGEQGNKKSYTAKVDKVPTLAAYAQEFAKNVLELDGPLPVAMFADSRLIESQELEELEHLLESLSEQDKRDQ, encoded by the coding sequence ATGAAACCAAACACCACTGAATTAGAGATCCTCAAGCTACTGTGGCAACAGGAGCCTCGTACCGCAAAAGAAATTCATGACGCCATCGCCGAGCGCTTTAACTGGTCATACTCTTCAACGCGCAAAACACTTGAGCGCATGGGCGATAAGGGCTTGTTGAACATTGGTGAGCAAGGCAATAAAAAGTCGTACACCGCGAAGGTTGATAAAGTCCCTACTTTGGCCGCTTACGCTCAGGAATTTGCTAAAAATGTCCTGGAACTGGATGGCCCATTGCCAGTGGCTATGTTTGCTGATAGCCGTCTGATTGAATCACAGGAGCTGGAAGAGCTGGAGCACTTGCTGGAGTCCTTATCTGAGCAGGACAAACGGGACCAGTAA
- a CDS encoding DUF3857 domain-containing protein produces the protein MKQLYIIFAIVLMVWFSPVRALGERPDVTISSAPGWVTKQPLTALPESLRKPLHYRLVDSQVSDNAQQTSFSHNRYVFTDAAGVQEGSTVRVRFNPAYEKLVFHNVTVFRDGKAVYQLTPQDIKVINAEDDQQNNMYLGLFDALILLQDIRVGDELDYSYSLAGKNPVLGERFSYFDNLGWGVAVDLLTFKLTLPDDKQVAHKVFGNPNAEVQHQKSDGTQTYTVRVENSAAHTVENELPGWFSPFPYIQFTEFNSWLEVQAWAAQLFQVNTEHSPELKAYITELKALPKHQAIEQAITFVQDEIRYLGLELGVNSHQPNMPHQVFEKRFGDCKDKTLLLNTLLRELDIDAQPALVSTDKRAHISEYLPTHSAFNHVITHFTLDGETFWVDPTINYQGSRLSSLYQPDYGSALLVDSQSGSLTTVAVQSARHGIDINEMIIAPDYVSPVQWRIESQYYGWQAERLRYQLASSEKKVFQEHSLNYYAQFYPGVQVKAPISFADNRQDNVITVVESYWVPDFWQPLEDGAAEFYLAAGNVSQYVKLPQTVRRKQPLAKVYPLSLSQRVTLLMPSDIDFSALAYQKSFADPYVRIDSAMEYDRRRVTFHAQYEALQESVPVEAVPAHLSKLKQANKYSGFGGTVSEVTTNPHYTLFQDFVKQLEDKTKMKFVGESL, from the coding sequence ATGAAGCAGCTATACATCATATTCGCCATCGTTCTGATGGTTTGGTTTAGTCCTGTCCGGGCACTCGGTGAGCGTCCTGATGTGACCATTTCGTCTGCCCCAGGTTGGGTTACTAAGCAGCCACTAACAGCATTACCTGAGAGCCTGCGTAAGCCGCTTCATTATCGGCTGGTTGACAGTCAGGTGAGTGACAATGCACAGCAGACGTCCTTTTCTCATAACCGCTATGTATTTACCGATGCTGCCGGCGTTCAGGAAGGCAGTACGGTCAGAGTGCGGTTCAATCCAGCGTATGAAAAACTGGTATTTCACAATGTCACTGTCTTTCGCGATGGCAAAGCGGTTTATCAGTTAACCCCGCAGGATATTAAAGTGATCAATGCGGAAGATGATCAGCAAAATAATATGTATCTGGGTTTGTTTGATGCCTTGATCCTGCTTCAGGATATCCGTGTCGGCGACGAACTTGATTACAGCTACAGCTTGGCTGGCAAAAATCCGGTACTGGGTGAGCGTTTCAGTTACTTTGACAACCTTGGCTGGGGCGTTGCGGTCGATCTGCTGACCTTTAAACTTACCTTACCAGATGATAAACAAGTAGCGCATAAAGTATTCGGAAACCCGAATGCCGAGGTGCAACACCAGAAAAGCGATGGTACCCAAACCTATACGGTTCGTGTCGAAAACAGCGCAGCCCATACTGTTGAAAACGAACTACCAGGCTGGTTCAGCCCGTTTCCTTATATTCAGTTCACCGAGTTTAACTCCTGGCTGGAAGTGCAGGCCTGGGCGGCACAATTGTTTCAGGTAAACACTGAACATAGCCCAGAACTTAAGGCCTATATCACTGAACTTAAAGCATTGCCAAAGCACCAGGCAATTGAACAAGCCATTACCTTTGTACAAGATGAAATCCGTTATCTGGGCCTTGAGCTGGGTGTTAATTCGCATCAGCCCAACATGCCTCATCAGGTATTTGAGAAACGCTTTGGTGACTGTAAAGATAAAACGCTGCTACTGAATACTTTGCTGCGTGAGCTGGATATAGACGCACAACCTGCCCTGGTGTCGACGGATAAACGTGCTCACATTAGTGAGTATTTGCCAACGCATAGCGCCTTTAACCATGTTATTACTCACTTCACACTGGATGGTGAAACATTCTGGGTTGATCCGACGATTAACTATCAGGGAAGCAGATTGTCCAGTTTGTACCAACCTGATTATGGCAGTGCTTTGCTGGTGGACAGCCAGTCGGGCTCTTTGACCACCGTAGCCGTGCAGTCGGCACGCCATGGTATTGATATTAATGAGATGATTATCGCCCCTGATTACGTATCGCCCGTACAATGGCGGATTGAGTCACAGTATTACGGCTGGCAGGCAGAACGATTGCGATATCAACTGGCCTCGTCAGAAAAAAAGGTGTTTCAGGAGCATTCGCTAAACTATTACGCGCAATTTTATCCTGGTGTACAGGTAAAGGCGCCGATTAGTTTTGCAGATAATCGCCAGGACAACGTGATCACTGTGGTGGAATCTTACTGGGTGCCTGACTTCTGGCAACCACTTGAAGATGGCGCAGCAGAATTCTATCTGGCCGCTGGGAATGTCAGCCAATATGTTAAATTACCGCAAACCGTGCGCCGTAAGCAGCCATTGGCCAAAGTGTACCCACTGTCTTTGTCTCAGCGTGTCACCTTGCTCATGCCGTCAGATATTGACTTCAGTGCGCTGGCTTATCAAAAATCGTTTGCCGATCCTTATGTGCGAATCGACAGTGCCATGGAATATGACCGCCGTCGGGTGACTTTTCATGCTCAATATGAGGCCCTTCAGGAGTCTGTGCCGGTTGAGGCGGTGCCTGCGCACCTCAGTAAGCTTAAACAGGCTAACAAGTATAGTGGCTTTGGCGGCACAGTCAGCGAAGTGACGACTAACCCTCACTACACCTTATTCCAGGACTTTGTTAAGCAACTTGAGGACAAGACTAAGATGAAATTTGTCGGAGAATCACTATGA